A single region of the Lycium barbarum isolate Lr01 chromosome 2, ASM1917538v2, whole genome shotgun sequence genome encodes:
- the LOC132622206 gene encoding uncharacterized protein LOC132622206: MPPAATALYISFLLLPIPPNTNLYYSISKDYKGFFGVMQWRWLIDFFNYTMEGQKCCIYFKGWFLLYYIYINKIFIAGDAFDGINLALFLRQIYEITRAAMTNWSGY; this comes from the exons ATGCCTCCAGCCGCCACAGCCCTATACATTTCCTTCCTCCTTTTGCCAATTCCACCAAACACAAATCTTTATTACTCCATATCAAAAGATTATAAGGGATTCTTTGGTGTCATGCAATGGAGATGgctaattgatttttttaattacacaatggaagggcaaaaatgttgTATATATTTTAAGGGATGGTTCCTCTTGTATTACATCTACATCAACAAGATCTTCATAGCTG GAGATGCTTTTGATGGAATTAATCTTGCTCTTTTTTTAAG GCAAATTTATGAAATTACTAGAGCAGCAATGACAAACTGGAGCGGATATTGA